Genomic segment of Umezawaea sp. Da 62-37:
CCATCGAGTTGTTCAGGTTCTGGGCGCCGAGCTTGAGCACGGTGCCGAGCACGAACACCGGCGTCGACAGCACCACGAACGAGAACAGGGTCGCGAGGTAGTCGCTGAACTTGTACTGGCGGATCGCGCTCACCACGCCGAGCAGCACGCCGAACAGGATGCCGATCGTGATGCCGAGCAGGAACAGCCGCAGGCTCACGCCCACCCGCCTGCCGAGCTCGTCGGTGATCGGGCGGTCGGCGATCGTCCGGCCGAAGTCGCCTTGGACTACGCCACCCATCCAGGTGAAGAATCGCTGCGGAATCGGCTGGTCGAGGTGCAGGTCGTGGCGCTTGGCATCGATCGTGGCGGCCGGCGGCGGCGGATTGCGCTGCTGCAGCACGCCAATGGGGTCGAATGTGATGGAGGCCAGGCTGAAGGCTAGGAACGTCGCGACGAACGCCAGCACTACGTAGTTGACCAACCGCCGCAACAGGAATCCGGTCACCTGTGCTCAGTCCTTCCGCGGGTGCAGTGCGACGTTGACGACGGACATCGGCGCCAACCGAAGTGCCCGCTTCTGGCGAAGAGATTAGACATGGCCGCCGTCCGATGATGGGACCGCCCCACGTGTCACGCGCCCAGGATGGTCTGACCTGCGTATTAGCCGTGTGAAACGTGTCGTGCAGGCGAGCAGCATGGCCGATCGGAGGCCTTCGTGACCACTCGGCGACGACGATCCAGCGCCTTGCAACCGGCTCAACTCCCAATTGGGACGAGTTCGTGACCATCGCTCGCACAGGGGAAACGCACGCGTTACCCAAGGCCCCTCCGGACAACCCGTACTTCGGGCAGTCTTTTTGACCGTTCACACTTCCGCTAACGCGTCCCCCGGTCGAGTGCACCCGTTCTTGTGAACGTTGAAAAGTATGCCGAACACCATTTGTTCGAGTAGGGGTTGAGGCGTCGGGCGACCTGCTGAAACGGTCAAGGGGTGTCCGATTTCCGGACACCCCTTCCACCCCGCGGGAAATCCCTACCCGCAGACGGCCCCGCCCGACGCCGAGCCGACCAGCTTCGCGTACTTCGCCAGCACGCCGCGCCGGTAGCGGGCGGGGAGCGGTTCCCAGCCCTCGCGGCGGGCCGCCAGCTCGGTCTCGTCGACGTCGAGGTCGAGCGTGCCGGTGGCGACGTTCAGCGTGATCGGGTCGCCGTCGCGGACGAACGCGATCGGGCCGCCGTCGACGGCCTCCGGGGCGACGTGGCCGACGCACAGGCCGGTGGTGCCGCCGGAGAACCGGCCGTCGGTGAGCAGCAGGACGTCCTTGCCGAGGCCCGCGCCCTTGATGGCCGCGGTGATGGCGAGCATCTCGCGCATGCCGGGACCGCCCTTGGGGCCCTCGTAGCGGATGACCACGACGTCCCCGGCGGTGATCGTGCCGTCCTCCAGCGCGTCCATGGCGGCGCGCTCGCGGTCGAACACCCGCGCGGTGCCGGTGAACACGTCCGAGTCGAACCCGGCGGACTTCACGACGGCGCCGTCCGGCGACAGCGAGCCGCGCAGGATCGTGATGCCGCCGGTCCGGTGGATCGGCTTGTCCATGGCGCGCAGCACGACGCCGTCGGGGTCGGGCGGGGCGATGTCGGCCAGGTTCTCGGCGACCGTGCGGCCGGTGACGGTGAGGCAGTCGCCGTGCAGCAGACCCGCGTCCAGCAGGGCCTTCATCACCACCGGCACACCGCCGATGCGGTCGACGTCGGTCATCACGTGCCGCCCGAACGGCTTCACGTCCGCCAGGTGCGGCACCTTCGCGCCGATCCGGGTGAAGTCGTCCAGGCTCAGCTCGACCTCGGCCTCGTGGGCGATGGCCAGCAGGTGCAGCACGGCGTTGGTCGACCCGCCGAAGGCCATGACGACCGCGATCGCGTTCTC
This window contains:
- the ilvD gene encoding dihydroxy-acid dehydratase codes for the protein MNETPDIKPRSRDVTDGLERTAARGMLRAVGMGDEDWVKPQIGVASSWNEITPCNLSLDRLAKASKEGVHAAGGYPLEFGTISVSDGISMGHEGMHFSLVSREVIADSVETVMQAERLDGSVLLAGCDKSLPGMLMAAARLDLASVFLYAGSTLPGSVKLSDGSEREVTIIDAFEAVGACARGLMSRADVDLIERAICPGEGACGGMYTANTMASAAEALGMSLPGSAAPPAPDLRRDGFARRSGEAVVGMLRKGITARQIMTREAFENAIAVVMAFGGSTNAVLHLLAIAHEAEVELSLDDFTRIGAKVPHLADVKPFGRHVMTDVDRIGGVPVVMKALLDAGLLHGDCLTVTGRTVAENLADIAPPDPDGVVLRAMDKPIHRTGGITILRGSLSPDGAVVKSAGFDSDVFTGTARVFDRERAAMDALEDGTITAGDVVVIRYEGPKGGPGMREMLAITAAIKGAGLGKDVLLLTDGRFSGGTTGLCVGHVAPEAVDGGPIAFVRDGDPITLNVATGTLDLDVDETELAARREGWEPLPARYRRGVLAKYAKLVGSASGGAVCG
- a CDS encoding ABC transporter permease, with product MTGFLLRRLVNYVVLAFVATFLAFSLASITFDPIGVLQQRNPPPPAATIDAKRHDLHLDQPIPQRFFTWMGGVVQGDFGRTIADRPITDELGRRVGVSLRLFLLGITIGILFGVLLGVVSAIRQYKFSDYLATLFSFVVLSTPVFVLGTVLKLGAQNLNNSMGDNVLLFTGETTPGFEGSWIASLLDRVQHLIVPTLTIALGQVAYYSRYQRSSMLDVLGSDFLRTAQAKGLTRRKALFKHGLRTALIPMATLFAFGFGLLVVGGTFTERLFSWFGMGDWLITGISTQDTNVTATVTLFVAVCVLFSGWLADVLYAALDPRIRI